From a region of the Arachis ipaensis cultivar K30076 unplaced genomic scaffold, Araip1.1 Aipa1078, whole genome shotgun sequence genome:
- the LOC107624656 gene encoding uncharacterized protein LOC107624656: MGATPFHRSILEVRLPKHFDKPTDMRYDGTQDPLEHLTAFEARINLERVGDEVKCRAFPVTLAGPAIRWFNNLLQGSVTGFADISHAFLAQLTTRIAKVKHPINLLGVTQRPDESTGKYQDRFNEECLEIDGLTDSVASLRLTNGLLNEDFRKHLTTKPV; this comes from the coding sequence ATGGGAGCGACCCCGTTTCATCGTTCCATACTCGAAGTCCGGTTGCCAAAACATTTTGATAAGCCTACGGACATGAGATACGACGGAACGCAAGACCCTCTAGAGCATctcacggccttcgaggccaggataaACCTGGAGAGAGTGGGGGACGAGGTAAAATGCCGCGCGTTCCCGGTCACCCTAGCaggacctgcaatacggtggttcaataacctcctGCAGGGCTCGGTAACCGGCTTCGCGGACATCAGCCATGCCTTCTTAGCCCAACTCACGACCAGAATTGCAAAGGTGAAGCACCCAATTAACCTGCTTGGGGTAACCCAACGACCCGACGAGTCGACCGGAAAATACCAAGACAGATTCAACGAAGAGTGCCTTGAAATCGACGGGCTGACAGACTCAGTGGCAAGCCTGCGTTTGACGAACGGACTCCTgaacgaggacttcagaaagcaTCTCACTACGAAGCCAGTATAG